The Streptomyces sp. NBC_01244 genome contains a region encoding:
- a CDS encoding helix-turn-helix domain-containing protein produces the protein MTLPITEGGVGSLLREWRRRRKISQHELALQVETSARHLSFVETGRSRPSRSLLHRLADGLEIPLRQRNTLLVSAGYSPLYQETPLEAPRLKVVREAVDRLITAHAPYPALAVDADEDIVAMNLGAELLLAEVSPTLLVPPVNVMRVCLHPEGLARQVVNVDEWRSHLLGRLYRQSVYSGRESLRELYEEVTRYGQRTAKDCQELSDTIVASIRIRALGTELKLFSTITTFGAATDITVAELSLETMHPADGHTAAAFRAAAERQPDRKDRMSLLSRSA, from the coding sequence ATGACCCTGCCCATTACAGAAGGCGGAGTTGGCTCCCTCTTACGTGAGTGGCGCCGACGAAGGAAGATCAGTCAGCACGAGCTCGCCCTCCAGGTCGAGACCTCGGCACGTCATCTCAGTTTCGTCGAAACCGGGCGTTCCCGGCCCAGCCGGTCGCTGCTCCACAGACTGGCGGACGGTCTGGAGATCCCGCTCCGGCAGCGCAACACCCTTTTGGTTTCGGCTGGTTACTCGCCGCTCTACCAGGAGACCCCCCTCGAGGCCCCCAGGCTGAAGGTGGTGCGGGAAGCGGTCGACCGCTTGATCACCGCCCACGCCCCCTATCCGGCACTGGCCGTCGACGCCGACGAGGACATCGTCGCCATGAACCTGGGCGCCGAACTGCTGCTGGCGGAAGTCTCGCCCACCCTCCTCGTCCCTCCGGTCAACGTCATGCGGGTCTGCCTGCACCCCGAGGGGCTGGCCCGTCAGGTCGTCAACGTCGACGAGTGGCGCAGCCACCTGCTGGGGCGGCTCTACCGCCAGTCGGTGTACTCGGGGCGGGAGAGCCTGCGCGAGCTGTACGAGGAGGTGACGAGATACGGCCAGCGCACCGCGAAGGACTGTCAGGAACTTTCGGACACCATCGTCGCGTCGATCCGGATCCGCGCGCTCGGCACGGAGCTGAAGCTCTTCAGCACGATCACCACCTTCGGTGCGGCCACCGACATCACGGTGGCCGAGCTGTCACTGGAGACGATGCACCCGGCGGACGGCCACACGGCCGCCGCCTTCCGGGCGGCCGCGGAACGTCAGCCGGACAGGAAGGACAGGATGTCCTTGTTGAGCCGGTCGGCGTGA
- a CDS encoding alpha/beta fold hydrolase — protein MPYITTEDGTNLYCTDWGSGRPVVLLGTGVMSSRVWEFQASYLTERGLRCVSYDRRGCGRSDWPWSGYDYDTLAGDLAAVLDGLDLREVALVGCGVGAGEAVRHLSRYGADRIDRLVLISPTTPFMMRTDDNPDGIDVALLDAMAATIDADRPRWAAGLAAPFFGGPGAGPEDLPVSPELARWMADLALDSSPRATQEIYRTLFTTDQRAETAEVTVPTLVIHGEADLAAPVELCGARTAGLMANSSFIRYEGAAHGLFATHADRLNKDILSFLSG, from the coding sequence ATGCCGTACATCACCACGGAAGACGGCACGAACCTGTACTGCACCGACTGGGGTTCGGGCCGCCCGGTCGTCCTGCTGGGCACCGGGGTGATGAGCTCACGGGTCTGGGAGTTCCAGGCGTCGTACCTGACGGAGCGGGGCCTGCGCTGCGTCAGCTACGACCGGCGGGGCTGCGGCCGCTCCGACTGGCCGTGGTCCGGGTACGACTACGACACCCTGGCCGGCGATCTGGCAGCGGTGCTGGACGGTCTGGACCTGCGCGAAGTGGCCCTGGTGGGCTGCGGCGTGGGCGCCGGGGAGGCGGTGCGCCACCTCTCCCGGTACGGTGCGGACCGCATCGACAGGCTCGTACTGATCAGCCCGACCACGCCGTTCATGATGCGCACGGACGACAACCCGGACGGCATCGACGTGGCGTTGCTCGACGCGATGGCGGCGACGATCGACGCCGACCGGCCGCGCTGGGCGGCCGGTCTGGCGGCGCCGTTCTTCGGCGGCCCCGGCGCCGGTCCCGAGGACCTCCCCGTCTCTCCCGAACTGGCCCGCTGGATGGCGGACCTGGCACTGGACAGCTCACCGCGGGCCACTCAGGAGATCTACCGGACCCTGTTCACCACCGACCAGCGCGCGGAGACCGCCGAGGTCACCGTCCCCACCCTCGTCATCCACGGGGAGGCCGACCTGGCGGCGCCGGTCGAGCTGTGCGGAGCGCGGACGGCGGGCCTCATGGCGAACAGCTCGTTCATCCGCTACGAGGGTGCGGCCCACGGTCTGTTCGCCACTCACGCCGACCGGCTCAACAAGGACATCCTGTCCTTCCTGTCCGGCTGA
- a CDS encoding phage tail sheath family protein: protein MPVQFSHPGVYIHEVTGGSRAVVGVATAITAFVGRALRGPVEEPVAVSSFGEFERVFGGLWRTSGLGYAVQDYFRNGGQTALVVRLAPDADPAEANIGGLRLQAANPGTWGNDLEVTVEYPEPDEAAQVAEAQGSGVTTASLYHLRVTDTATGFQEEFLNVTGAEGPRHVKRVLLSSQLIRAVDVPPVTPPTDATYPFPDNGTHGAPLQLQHYRAGGRESKKGIYALEKADLFTLLCLPPPTPASDIPDELWADALDYCERKRAFLIVDPPGGARGATALRAWLGELGLNVPAARNSALYFPRIRRSDPLRDGTVDEFAPCGAVAGVMARTDVARGVWKAPAGIDAGLAGAQGLAVDLTDAEQGPLNLKGINCLRTFRDSGSVVWGARTLRGADVLADDYKYVPVRRLALFLEESLFRGSQWVVFEPNDEPLWAQIRTSLGAFMQDLFRQGAFQGANPRDAYFVRCDGQTNTPYDIDRGLVNIHVGFAPLKPAEFVLIHIQQKTAGSPA from the coding sequence ATGCCGGTGCAATTCAGTCACCCAGGCGTCTACATTCACGAAGTCACCGGCGGCAGCCGGGCCGTCGTCGGCGTCGCCACCGCCATCACCGCGTTCGTGGGACGTGCGCTCCGGGGCCCCGTGGAGGAGCCTGTCGCGGTGTCCTCCTTCGGGGAGTTCGAGCGGGTCTTCGGCGGTCTGTGGCGTACGAGCGGACTCGGCTATGCGGTACAGGACTACTTTCGCAACGGCGGGCAGACCGCCCTCGTCGTGCGCCTCGCCCCGGATGCCGATCCCGCGGAGGCCAACATCGGCGGGCTGCGACTGCAGGCCGCCAACCCGGGAACCTGGGGCAACGACCTCGAAGTGACGGTGGAGTACCCGGAACCGGACGAAGCGGCTCAGGTCGCGGAAGCGCAGGGTTCCGGGGTCACCACCGCGTCCCTGTACCACCTCCGCGTCACCGACACGGCGACCGGTTTCCAGGAGGAGTTCCTCAACGTCACCGGTGCCGAGGGCCCACGGCACGTGAAGCGGGTCCTGCTCTCCTCACAGCTGATCCGGGCGGTGGACGTCCCGCCCGTGACGCCGCCGACCGACGCCACCTATCCCTTCCCGGACAACGGCACGCACGGTGCGCCCCTGCAGCTCCAGCACTACCGGGCCGGCGGGCGGGAGAGTAAGAAGGGCATCTACGCCCTGGAGAAGGCAGACCTGTTCACGCTGCTGTGCCTGCCTCCGCCGACACCCGCCTCCGACATCCCCGACGAGCTGTGGGCGGACGCACTGGACTACTGCGAGCGGAAGCGCGCCTTCCTGATCGTGGATCCACCCGGGGGTGCGAGGGGCGCCACGGCCCTTCGCGCCTGGCTCGGCGAGCTCGGCCTCAACGTGCCCGCCGCCCGCAACAGCGCCCTGTACTTTCCGCGCATCCGCCGCTCCGACCCTCTGCGCGACGGCACGGTCGACGAGTTCGCGCCCTGCGGTGCCGTCGCCGGCGTGATGGCCCGCACTGATGTCGCGCGCGGCGTCTGGAAAGCGCCCGCCGGGATCGATGCCGGTCTGGCCGGGGCTCAGGGGCTCGCGGTCGATCTCACCGACGCCGAGCAGGGTCCCCTGAACCTCAAAGGCATCAACTGTCTGCGCACCTTCCGGGACTCCGGCTCGGTCGTCTGGGGTGCCCGGACGCTCCGCGGCGCCGACGTGCTGGCCGACGATTACAAGTACGTGCCGGTGCGACGGCTCGCCCTGTTCCTCGAGGAGAGCCTCTTCCGCGGCTCGCAGTGGGTCGTTTTCGAACCGAATGACGAGCCCCTGTGGGCGCAGATCCGCACCTCCCTCGGGGCGTTCATGCAGGACTTGTTCCGACAGGGGGCGTTCCAGGGAGCAAATCCGCGGGACGCGTACTTCGTAAGGTGCGACGGCCAGACGAACACCCCGTACGACATCGACCGCGGCCTCGTCAACATCCACGTCGGCTTCGCACCCCTGAAACCGGCCGAGTTCGTCCTCATCCACATCCAGCAGAAGACCGCCGGCTCACCGGCCTGA
- a CDS encoding PP2C family protein-serine/threonine phosphatase produces the protein MSEQGGLEARLHSMEEALDQIGTSPDERQTCRELAGFLFRTLSDAVAVDLTGPGARTERVAVAGATALLDGSAADGAPLVRARDRDHPLETWTAGAGAARTYLASVPLTARGELYGRLLTARTRGDYGDHELATLHFAARLAAIHLGHARRLAATEKTALDLQRALVAEPGRPHPNLEIASRYLPAGARALVGGDWFETIRLHFGRTLLAVGDVMGHGLEAAVDMNAYRSVLREVASTDLAPHRVLRQLDSLSASDDTRRPATCLLVRIDPARGMALYASAGHLPPALFTRDGTGELLDVPVGPPLGTGAGGYEALARPITADQTLLLYTDGLVERRSEDIDTSLARLAALRLDSRRSLGDVVDAVCAGLDAQHAEDDVAVLAARLRHRPA, from the coding sequence GTGTCGGAACAGGGCGGGCTGGAGGCACGGCTGCACTCCATGGAGGAGGCCCTGGACCAGATCGGGACCTCCCCCGACGAACGGCAGACCTGCCGGGAGCTGGCCGGATTCCTGTTCCGCACCCTGTCCGACGCCGTGGCGGTGGACCTGACCGGCCCCGGCGCCCGTACCGAACGCGTGGCGGTGGCCGGCGCGACGGCCCTCCTGGACGGATCCGCCGCCGACGGCGCGCCGCTGGTCCGGGCGCGGGACCGCGACCATCCGCTGGAAACGTGGACCGCGGGCGCCGGGGCCGCCCGCACGTACCTCGCCTCGGTACCGCTGACCGCCCGGGGCGAGCTGTACGGCAGGCTCCTCACCGCCCGCACGCGGGGGGATTACGGGGACCACGAGCTGGCGACCCTGCACTTCGCGGCACGCCTGGCCGCCATCCACCTCGGTCACGCCCGGCGCCTCGCGGCAACCGAGAAGACCGCACTCGACCTGCAACGCGCCCTGGTGGCGGAGCCCGGCCGGCCCCACCCCAACCTGGAGATCGCCAGCCGCTACCTGCCCGCCGGGGCCCGCGCCCTGGTCGGCGGCGACTGGTTCGAGACGATCCGCCTACACTTCGGGCGCACCCTCCTCGCCGTCGGTGACGTGATGGGGCACGGCCTGGAGGCCGCGGTCGACATGAACGCCTACCGCTCCGTGCTGCGCGAGGTCGCCTCCACCGATCTCGCCCCGCACCGGGTACTGCGCCAGTTGGACTCCCTGTCCGCGTCGGACGACACCCGCAGGCCCGCCACCTGCCTGCTCGTCCGCATCGACCCGGCCCGGGGCATGGCCCTCTACGCCAGCGCGGGACACCTGCCGCCCGCCCTCTTCACCCGCGACGGCACCGGAGAACTCCTGGACGTACCGGTCGGCCCGCCCCTGGGCACCGGCGCCGGCGGCTACGAGGCCCTCGCCCGGCCGATCACCGCGGACCAGACCCTGCTCCTCTACACGGACGGCCTCGTGGAACGACGCAGCGAGGACATCGACACCTCGCTGGCCAGGCTCGCGGCCCTGCGGCTGGACTCCCGCAGGAGCCTCGGCGACGTGGTGGACGCGGTCTGCGCCGGACTCGACGCCCAACACGCCGAGGACGACGTGGCCGTACTCGCCGCGCGCCTACGGCACCGGCCGGCCTAG
- a CDS encoding DUF4436 family protein, whose translation MAPTWDARSPHRSGASLLPVLLPLAVLILMAVAVGSWLQFTERQRLDTVHTVGSQAADRVDVEADVQRVDATARELALRVRVTPRGTLGEEGGTAPVADLSLQTSAQTLGDLEFTAHERLTIRDVQVALTDGSISDYPFDTYETDVEFWAELDGKPVPVRLLFSNDDALFSVSATPVLPGQEAAGVALGLSRSGSLLVFTVFMMVVMWALAASVLIGAWYVTTRGEGLVWAALGWMAATLFALSAFRNNAPGTPPIGCVLDWYAFLWAETVIALCLIAVVVTGVRTSLRNDDSP comes from the coding sequence ATGGCGCCCACCTGGGACGCACGCAGCCCACACCGCTCCGGAGCCTCGCTCCTGCCGGTCCTGCTTCCCCTCGCGGTCCTGATCCTGATGGCGGTGGCCGTGGGGTCGTGGCTGCAGTTCACCGAGCGGCAGAGGCTCGACACGGTCCACACGGTCGGATCCCAGGCCGCCGACCGGGTGGACGTGGAGGCCGATGTCCAACGCGTCGACGCCACGGCCAGAGAGCTGGCGCTGCGGGTACGGGTCACACCGCGCGGGACCCTGGGGGAGGAGGGCGGGACCGCCCCGGTGGCCGATCTCAGCCTCCAGACCTCCGCGCAGACCCTCGGCGACCTGGAGTTCACCGCGCACGAGCGGCTCACGATCAGGGACGTGCAGGTCGCGCTCACGGATGGATCGATCAGCGACTACCCGTTCGACACCTACGAGACCGACGTCGAGTTCTGGGCGGAGCTGGACGGCAAGCCGGTGCCGGTGCGGCTGCTGTTCTCCAACGACGACGCACTCTTCTCGGTCTCCGCGACACCCGTCCTGCCCGGTCAAGAGGCCGCCGGCGTGGCGCTGGGGCTGTCCCGATCGGGCAGCCTGCTCGTCTTCACGGTCTTCATGATGGTCGTGATGTGGGCGCTGGCGGCGTCCGTGCTCATCGGGGCCTGGTACGTGACGACCCGCGGCGAGGGCCTGGTCTGGGCCGCCCTCGGCTGGATGGCCGCCACCCTGTTCGCCCTCTCGGCCTTCCGCAACAACGCCCCCGGCACGCCGCCGATCGGCTGCGTGCTGGACTGGTACGCCTTCCTGTGGGCAGAAACCGTCATCGCCCTCTGCCTCATCGCCGTGGTCGTCACGGGTGTCCGCACCTCCCTCCGGAACGACGACAGCCCGTAG
- a CDS encoding alpha/beta hydrolase: MTRHHPPPRRRTVRRLLGPSAGIAAGLLVTGLLAAPSRAQAPTDASPGPGAPIGTTARTVGDARFTPGPCPKTVEPIEELKEARCGTLTVPENRAEPSSRTIRLGVAIVPAVADTPRPDPIVWLAGGPGDDAVGEAKMAVDGGLNRDRDVILMSQRGTYSADPELLCPNVDQFNGQVVGLVYDAPSTERLHVEATKACRDKLAARGVDLSAYNDTQSAADYADLRTALGVKQWNLYGISYGTHLALVSMRLHPEGLRSVGIDGILPPSRSGSAATWSSFRQGVDGLFKACADQPACNERYPNLRGTFEKLVGDLEAKPVTTTVTVPGSDKPVKVVIDGGTLVNWLTSATHTAEAVPRSIDELANGDPQRIAQQWAGWRTNPKGIGVVSHGLAYGVFCSEWTPYESKDAALQGGQKEFPSFPASVQAQAPLLTFLHPDCDAWNIPAAERSIRDVTTSDIPTLALSGAFDAQTGADNGPYVARTLSKAEVVTIPYEPHVVIATSKCAQEIVVSFFETPDAPKTECLKGLEAPAFEIAP, translated from the coding sequence ATGACACGCCACCACCCGCCCCCTCGTCGGCGCACCGTACGACGACTCCTCGGCCCGTCGGCCGGCATCGCGGCCGGTCTCCTCGTCACCGGCCTGCTGGCGGCGCCCTCCCGGGCGCAGGCCCCCACCGACGCCAGTCCCGGCCCGGGAGCGCCGATCGGCACGACCGCCCGGACGGTGGGCGACGCCCGCTTCACGCCGGGCCCGTGCCCGAAGACCGTGGAACCGATCGAGGAGCTGAAGGAAGCCCGCTGCGGAACGCTCACCGTGCCGGAGAACCGCGCCGAGCCGAGCAGCCGAACGATCCGGCTCGGTGTCGCGATCGTGCCCGCGGTGGCCGACACACCGAGACCCGACCCCATCGTGTGGCTCGCGGGCGGACCGGGCGACGATGCGGTGGGGGAGGCGAAGATGGCCGTCGACGGCGGCCTGAACCGCGACCGTGACGTGATCCTCATGTCCCAGCGCGGCACGTACTCCGCCGACCCGGAGCTTCTCTGCCCCAACGTCGACCAGTTCAACGGGCAGGTGGTCGGCCTCGTCTACGACGCTCCCTCCACCGAGCGCCTGCACGTCGAGGCAACGAAGGCCTGCCGCGACAAGCTGGCGGCCCGCGGGGTCGACCTCAGTGCCTACAACGACACCCAGAGCGCCGCCGACTACGCCGACCTGCGCACGGCGCTGGGCGTCAAGCAGTGGAACCTGTACGGCATTTCCTACGGCACCCACCTGGCGCTGGTCTCCATGCGCCTGCACCCCGAGGGTCTGCGCTCGGTGGGCATCGACGGCATCCTGCCGCCGTCCAGGTCCGGGTCGGCCGCGACCTGGAGCAGCTTCCGGCAGGGCGTCGACGGGCTGTTCAAGGCCTGCGCGGACCAGCCGGCCTGCAACGAGCGCTATCCGAACCTGCGCGGCACCTTCGAGAAGCTCGTCGGCGACCTCGAAGCCAAACCGGTCACCACCACCGTCACCGTCCCCGGCAGCGACAAGCCGGTGAAGGTCGTGATCGACGGCGGGACCCTGGTGAACTGGCTGACCTCCGCCACCCACACGGCGGAGGCCGTACCCCGCTCCATCGACGAGCTGGCGAACGGCGACCCCCAGCGGATCGCACAGCAGTGGGCGGGCTGGAGGACCAACCCCAAGGGCATCGGCGTGGTGTCGCACGGTCTCGCCTACGGCGTCTTCTGCAGCGAGTGGACGCCGTACGAGAGCAAGGACGCGGCGCTCCAGGGCGGTCAGAAGGAGTTCCCGTCCTTCCCCGCCTCGGTGCAGGCCCAGGCTCCGCTCCTGACCTTCCTCCATCCTGACTGCGACGCCTGGAACATCCCCGCGGCCGAGCGCTCGATCCGGGACGTCACGACCAGCGACATCCCCACCCTCGCCCTGTCGGGTGCCTTCGACGCCCAGACCGGGGCGGACAACGGGCCGTACGTGGCCCGTACGCTGAGCAAGGCCGAGGTCGTCACGATCCCCTACGAACCGCACGTGGTGATCGCCACGTCGAAGTGCGCACAGGAGATCGTCGTCTCGTTCTTCGAGACCCCGGACGCGCCGAAGACCGAATGCCTGAAGGGCCTCGAGGCGCCCGCGTTCGAGATCGCTCCCTGA
- a CDS encoding phosphocholine-specific phospholipase C yields MAELNRRRFLQLAGGTTALTMLGESIARAAAIPAQGTTGSIADVEHIVVLMQENRSFDHYFGALRGIRGFGDPRPVTLPSGKSVWHQSDGTKETLPFRPPSEDLGMEFLQGLNHDWAGGQSAFNKGKYDNWVPAKTATTMAHLTRQDIPFHYALADAFTICDAYHCSFIGSTDPNRYYLWSGHTGNDGQGGGPVLDNAEAGYGWTTYPERLEAAGVSWKVYQDIGDGLDAAGSWGWINDAYRGNYGDNSLLYFNNYRSAQPGSALYEKARTGTDAKAGEGYFDKLRADVVNGTLPKISWIAAPEAFSEHSNWPSNYGAWYISQVLDALTANPDVWARTALFITYDENDGFFDHVVPPYAPASAAQGLSTTPTALDVFPGKAGYVAGPYGLGPRVPMLVVSPWSTGGFACSETFDHTSVIRFMEQRFGVHEPNISPWRRAVCGDLTSAFDFARKDTAPAPLPDTDGWFPPDRERHPDFRATPPAQGAMPRQEKGLRPTRALKYAPYVDGAALVADGRFRLTFSGGPELGAQFYVTSGNRTDAPWTYTTEAGKSIADTWNTAYSAGSTDLTVHGPNGFLRGFRNPGTAPGPEVTARHNAATGNLDLTLTNAGGATATLTVANAYGGSPKRLTVAKGATVTHTVSLKNTRRWYDVKVTASGAPGFLRRFAGKVETGAAGLSDPAILTEQSS; encoded by the coding sequence ATGGCAGAACTCAATCGTCGGCGTTTCCTGCAGCTCGCAGGCGGCACGACAGCCCTGACGATGCTGGGCGAGAGCATCGCCCGCGCCGCCGCGATCCCCGCCCAGGGGACCACCGGCTCCATCGCGGACGTCGAGCACATCGTGGTGCTCATGCAGGAGAACCGTTCCTTCGATCACTACTTCGGCGCGCTGCGCGGTATCCGCGGCTTCGGCGACCCGCGCCCGGTGACCTTGCCCAGCGGCAAGTCCGTCTGGCACCAGTCCGACGGAACGAAGGAGACGCTGCCCTTCCGGCCGCCGTCCGAGGACCTGGGCATGGAGTTCCTCCAGGGCCTCAACCACGACTGGGCGGGCGGCCAGAGCGCCTTCAACAAGGGCAAGTACGACAACTGGGTGCCCGCCAAGACCGCCACCACCATGGCCCACCTGACCCGCCAGGACATCCCCTTCCACTACGCCCTGGCGGACGCCTTCACCATCTGCGACGCCTACCACTGCTCGTTCATCGGCTCCACCGACCCCAACCGCTACTACCTCTGGTCGGGCCACACCGGCAACGACGGCCAGGGCGGCGGCCCCGTCCTCGACAACGCCGAGGCCGGCTACGGCTGGACCACCTACCCGGAGCGCCTGGAGGCGGCCGGAGTCTCCTGGAAGGTCTACCAGGACATCGGCGACGGCCTCGACGCCGCCGGCTCCTGGGGCTGGATCAACGACGCCTACCGCGGCAACTACGGCGACAACTCGCTGCTGTACTTCAACAACTACCGGAGCGCCCAGCCCGGCAGCGCCCTGTACGAGAAGGCCCGTACGGGCACCGACGCCAAGGCCGGCGAAGGCTACTTCGACAAGCTGCGCGCGGACGTCGTGAACGGCACCCTCCCGAAGATCTCCTGGATAGCCGCCCCCGAGGCCTTCAGCGAGCACTCCAACTGGCCGTCCAACTACGGCGCCTGGTACATCTCGCAGGTCCTGGACGCGCTCACCGCCAACCCCGACGTGTGGGCCCGTACCGCGCTGTTCATCACCTACGACGAGAACGACGGCTTCTTCGACCACGTCGTCCCGCCGTACGCGCCCGCCAGTGCCGCGCAGGGCCTGTCGACGACGCCCACCGCCCTGGACGTGTTCCCCGGCAAGGCCGGCTACGTGGCCGGACCTTACGGCCTGGGTCCGCGCGTCCCGATGCTCGTGGTCTCCCCCTGGAGCACCGGCGGTTTCGCCTGCTCCGAGACCTTCGACCACACCTCGGTCATCCGCTTCATGGAGCAGCGCTTCGGCGTCCACGAGCCCAACATCTCGCCCTGGCGCCGTGCCGTCTGCGGCGACCTCACCTCCGCCTTCGACTTCGCCCGCAAGGACACCGCCCCGGCCCCGCTGCCCGACACCGACGGCTGGTTCCCGCCGGACCGCGAGCGTCACCCCGACTTCCGGGCCACCCCGCCGGCCCAAGGGGCCATGCCCCGCCAGGAGAAGGGGCTGCGGCCCACGCGCGCGCTCAAGTACGCCCCGTACGTGGACGGCGCCGCGCTCGTCGCGGACGGCAGGTTCCGGCTGACGTTCAGCGGCGGCCCGGAGCTGGGCGCGCAGTTCTACGTCACCTCCGGCAACCGCACCGACGCCCCCTGGACCTACACCACCGAGGCCGGCAAGTCGATCGCGGACACCTGGAACACCGCCTACTCGGCCGGGTCCACCGACCTGACCGTGCACGGCCCGAACGGCTTCCTGCGCGGCTTCCGCAACCCCGGCACCGCCCCCGGCCCCGAGGTCACCGCCCGCCACAACGCCGCGACGGGGAACCTGGACCTCACCCTCACCAACGCGGGAGGCGCCACCGCCACCCTGACGGTCGCCAACGCCTACGGCGGCAGCCCGAAGCGCCTCACGGTCGCCAAGGGCGCCACCGTCACGCACACCGTCTCCCTGAAGAACACGCGCCGCTGGTACGACGTGAAGGTCACCGCGTCCGGCGCCCCGGGCTTCTTGCGCCGCTTCGCCGGGAAGGTGGAGACCGGCGCGGCGGGCCTGTCGGACCCGGCGATCCTGACGGAACAGTCCTCCTGA
- a CDS encoding alpha/beta hydrolase encodes MPQHSVPAVTAAAALVCLAAFGPTPSSAAPPADRPAGQPGPVTSRFVPGACPEPPEPIEALSAAKCGYLEVPENRSHPGSRTIKLAVARIAATSAKPGAEPVVFMAGGPGADTFDDIPFLVDSGLNKDRELIVMAQRGNLYDQPNLACPEVDRFNEKAVGLGYDAPQAEQIMLKAVTDCRARLVADGVDLGAYNSTENAADFADLRAALDIPRWNVYGYSYGSNLALTYLRLHPEGIRAVALDSVAPSQFVTLPWTWGSTAEGIRNIFEACAAQPACKDRYPDLPGMLTEQVRKLEAHPLTLNVTPKDGGKPVKTVLDGGALLNLLVAFTPRPKDMPAALEELSKGNPERFAQARAAGSVQKVGDFAHGLTNSIACSEWAPGHSESDVLKAGQKTYPGWPDTVLAQPPQLPFQYPVCGVWNVPDRASVQRVPTVSSVPALVVSGTFDVKTGASWAKGVADNLSRSTAIQVPGIGHWVVPQSPCAQSVLASFFANPTDPETSCVDDLEPQPFTIIPK; translated from the coding sequence ATGCCACAGCACAGCGTCCCCGCGGTGACTGCCGCAGCCGCTCTGGTCTGCCTGGCGGCATTCGGCCCCACACCCAGCAGCGCCGCGCCACCAGCGGACCGGCCCGCCGGGCAGCCCGGCCCGGTGACCTCCCGGTTCGTGCCCGGCGCCTGTCCTGAGCCGCCCGAGCCGATCGAAGCGCTGAGCGCCGCGAAGTGCGGCTACCTCGAGGTCCCCGAGAACCGCTCCCACCCCGGCAGTCGCACCATAAAGCTCGCCGTCGCGCGCATTGCGGCCACCTCCGCCAAGCCGGGCGCCGAACCGGTGGTGTTCATGGCGGGCGGCCCGGGTGCCGATACGTTCGACGACATCCCCTTCCTCGTCGACTCCGGTCTGAACAAGGACCGAGAGCTGATCGTCATGGCCCAGCGCGGCAACCTCTACGACCAGCCGAACCTCGCCTGCCCGGAGGTCGACCGGTTCAACGAGAAGGCCGTGGGGCTGGGCTACGACGCACCGCAGGCGGAACAGATCATGCTGAAGGCGGTGACGGACTGCCGGGCCCGCCTCGTGGCCGACGGGGTCGACCTGGGCGCCTACAACAGCACCGAGAACGCCGCCGACTTCGCCGACCTGCGGGCCGCGCTGGACATCCCCCGGTGGAACGTCTACGGGTACTCCTACGGCAGCAACCTGGCCCTGACGTACCTGCGCCTGCACCCCGAGGGGATCCGCGCGGTGGCGCTCGACTCGGTCGCACCTTCCCAGTTCGTGACCCTGCCGTGGACGTGGGGCAGTACCGCCGAGGGAATCCGCAACATCTTCGAGGCGTGCGCGGCGCAGCCGGCCTGCAAGGACCGGTATCCGGACCTCCCCGGCATGCTGACGGAGCAGGTGCGCAAGCTGGAGGCGCACCCCCTGACGCTGAACGTCACGCCGAAGGACGGTGGGAAGCCGGTCAAGACCGTTCTCGACGGGGGCGCGCTGCTGAACCTGCTCGTCGCCTTCACCCCGCGGCCCAAGGACATGCCCGCAGCGCTCGAGGAACTGAGCAAGGGGAACCCGGAGCGCTTCGCGCAGGCCCGCGCGGCCGGCTCGGTCCAGAAGGTCGGCGACTTCGCCCACGGCCTGACGAACTCGATCGCGTGCAGTGAATGGGCGCCGGGACATTCGGAGTCCGATGTGCTGAAGGCGGGGCAGAAGACCTACCCCGGGTGGCCGGACACGGTCCTGGCCCAGCCTCCGCAGCTGCCCTTCCAGTACCCGGTGTGCGGGGTCTGGAACGTTCCCGACCGCGCGTCCGTCCAGCGGGTGCCCACGGTCAGCTCGGTGCCGGCACTCGTCGTCTCCGGCACGTTCGACGTGAAGACCGGGGCGAGCTGGGCGAAGGGCGTGGCCGACAACCTGTCCCGCTCGACTGCCATACAGGTACCCGGAATCGGCCACTGGGTGGTCCCGCAGTCCCCTTGTGCGCAAAGCGTCCTGGCCTCGTTCTTCGCCAACCCGACGGATCCCGAGACGAGTTGCGTGGACGATCTCGAGCCCCAGCCCTTCACGATCATCCCGAAGTAA